The Alicyclobacillus acidoterrestris genome contains the following window.
TTGCGGCGTAAATATCCAATGTTACAGGATATGGTGACAATGAAGAGTCTGCTGTCGTACGTTAAAGATCATGTTTCTACAAACAAAGAGCCAGTTGAGTTAAAAGAGGCGGACCAAGTGGCTGCGACACAAGAGAGGACGGTATCCACATCAAAAGAGGAACATGTGGTAAAAACTGTCCCGATGCCTTCAGTTATTCGCCCACCGGTCAAAGGCGCACACATTCTCGGTTTCTTATCTCTACGCAATTTTGGTGGGGGATCAGGAAAAACGGGTGTACTTTACAATTTCGCAGCGTATGCGGCCGAAGAAGGATGTAAAACGCTTGTTGTGGATTTGGATCCAAAAGGTCTGTTCGGTTATCTCGCAGGTTCGCAACAAGATTTAACAACCCATCACTGGACAAATCTTATGCGACAGAATCCTGAGGGCTTATCCGAACGTGCTGTCTTCGACAATATCGAACTTCATGAAAAGTATGGCTTCTACATGATTACAGCCGCGTCCCGTGAAGAAATGATTCGCCGGGAAGAGTTCCGATGGATTCTTGAGCAAACACGGCCGTACTTCGATCTGATTTTGTTTGACATGCCGTCTACATGGGAAGACACAACACTGGATCTGATGCAAAAGGCGGACAAGTTATACATGTTTGGCCTCTACGACCAAATGCAATACGTCGAGTTTAAGAAATCTATACAGAGTGCAACTCATCCACTCATCGGTGGGACGACCACGGACAAAATGGTCATTATGCTCGGGCGTGCGTATATCGGGAAAAATCGAGAGA
Protein-coding sequences here:
- a CDS encoding AAA family ATPase, encoding MQILLLDDSIHASSRMNQLKGYKVEHCRTMREVAGMTPELVIVDEATTPEAVRELQEWGLSVCMVAERVTVSLRRKYPMLQDMVTMKSLLSYVKDHVSTNKEPVELKEADQVAATQERTVSTSKEEHVVKTVPMPSVIRPPVKGAHILGFLSLRNFGGGSGKTGVLYNFAAYAAEEGCKTLVVDLDPKGLFGYLAGSQQDLTTHHWTNLMRQNPEGLSERAVFDNIELHEKYGFYMITAASREEMIRREEFRWILEQTRPYFDLILFDMPSTWEDTTLDLMQKADKLYMFGLYDQMQYVEFKKSIQSATHPLIGGTTTDKMVIMLGRAYIGKNREIEIEEVRKQLGVEHVFLIPEDPLFQRYRNQHKAIVLEKPAAASAKAMVPWLEQQLDMTIPVTNLPALYKPKKGVFEWLFGSSKRKTPVGKEV